From Candidatus Pedobacter colombiensis, one genomic window encodes:
- a CDS encoding LptE family protein yields the protein MKKLCILVVLFFSLSGCRIALNGASIGEMKTVNVTVFENNAPLVVPYLSSQFTESLKTRIRNQTSLSITANDAQGVFSGNITGYSITPEAIENGNNPVAGANRLTIAINVKYTNNLNPKLSFERTFERYKVFKLTGTIAAMEPGLITDVTAQLTEDIFNAAFAQW from the coding sequence CGTTGAGCGGATGTAGAATAGCCCTAAATGGCGCATCTATCGGAGAGATGAAAACTGTGAACGTAACGGTTTTTGAAAATAATGCACCATTGGTAGTTCCTTATTTAAGTTCGCAATTTACGGAGAGTTTAAAAACAAGAATTCGTAATCAAACTAGCTTAAGTATTACGGCTAATGACGCACAAGGTGTTTTTTCGGGAAATATTACCGGATATAGCATAACCCCAGAGGCTATCGAAAACGGGAATAATCCTGTTGCCGGCGCCAACAGACTGACCATCGCCATCAATGTAAAGTACACCAACAACCTGAATCCTAAGCTGAGTTTTGAGCGAACATTTGAACGCTATAAAGTTTTTAAGCTAACGGGAACAATCGCGGCTATGGAACCGGGATTAATTACGGATGTTACCGCGCAATTGACGGAAGATATTTTTAACGCAGCTTTTGCACAATGGTAG
- the secG gene encoding preprotein translocase subunit SecG encodes MLFLIILLIIVCVALGLFVLVQNPKGGGLATGGAGSNMFGVQRTGDVLEKGTWVLLTLIVVLTLSITTIAKSGGSSTGEASKIQEHLDKTPTPSPLGSRTAPAAAPATADTTKK; translated from the coding sequence ATGCTATTTTTAATTATTTTATTAATCATTGTTTGCGTTGCTTTAGGGCTGTTTGTTTTGGTACAAAATCCTAAGGGTGGTGGCTTAGCTACTGGTGGAGCAGGTAGCAACATGTTTGGCGTTCAACGTACAGGTGATGTTTTGGAAAAAGGTACCTGGGTTTTATTGACTTTAATTGTAGTACTTACTTTATCGATTACCACAATCGCTAAATCAGGAGGTTCTTCTACAGGTGAGGCTTCAAAAATCCAAGAGCATTTAGACAAAACGCCTACCCCATCTCCTCTTGGCAGCAGAACAGCACCAGCTGCAGCTCCTGCGACAGCTGATACAACAAAGAAATAG
- a CDS encoding co-chaperone GroES has product MALNLKPISGTANRVIVEPAAAEEKTASGIYIPDTAKEKPSKGTVVSVSDEDSEGKKPTVKVGDVVLYGKYGGTELPIDGKDYLIMRESDIYAVLS; this is encoded by the coding sequence ATGGCTTTAAACCTTAAACCCATTTCAGGTACAGCAAACAGAGTTATTGTTGAACCTGCTGCGGCAGAAGAAAAGACAGCATCTGGAATCTATATTCCTGACACTGCAAAAGAAAAACCATCTAAAGGTACTGTAGTATCAGTTTCTGATGAAGATTCAGAAGGTAAAAAACCAACTGTTAAAGTAGGTGATGTTGTTCTTTATGGCAAATACGGTGGCACAGAGCTTCCTATTGATGGTAAAGACTATTTAATCATGCGTGAAAGCGATATCTACGCTGTACTTTCTTAG
- the groL gene encoding chaperonin GroEL (60 kDa chaperone family; promotes refolding of misfolded polypeptides especially under stressful conditions; forms two stacked rings of heptamers to form a barrel-shaped 14mer; ends can be capped by GroES; misfolded proteins enter the barrel where they are refolded when GroES binds) yields MAKQVKYNVEARDALKRGVDTLANAVKVTLGPKGRNVIIDKKFGSPAITKDGVTVAKEIELKDPIENMGAQMVKEVASKTADIAGDGTTTATVLAQAIVTAGIKNVAAGANPMDLKRGIDKAVTAIVENLKAQSQTVGEDNNKIKQVASISANNDEVIGALIAEAMGKVGKDGVITVEEAKGTETEVKTVEGMQFDRGYLSPYFVTNADKMEAELENPYILIYDKKISNMKELLPVLEKQVQTGKPLLIIAEDLDGEALATLVVNKIRGSLKVVAVKAPGFGDRRKAMLEDIAILTGGTVISEERGYKLENADLSYLGTAEKVVVDKDNTTIINGAGQSEDIKARVNQIKAQIETTTSDYDKEKLQERLAKLAGGVAVLYVGAASEVEMKEKKDRVDDALHATRAAVEEGIVAGGGVAFIRAIEALDGMKGTNDDESTGIQIIRRAIEEPLRQICQNAGIEGSIVVQKVKEGKADFGYNARTDVYENLISAGVIDPTKVGRVALENAASIAAMLLTTEVVLADDPEEAPAGGGMPPMGGGGMGGMM; encoded by the coding sequence ATGGCAAAACAAGTAAAATATAATGTAGAAGCCCGTGACGCCCTGAAAAGAGGTGTTGATACTTTGGCTAATGCAGTGAAAGTAACTTTAGGTCCTAAAGGACGTAACGTAATTATTGACAAAAAATTTGGTTCACCTGCAATCACTAAAGATGGTGTAACTGTTGCAAAAGAAATTGAGTTGAAAGACCCAATTGAAAACATGGGTGCTCAAATGGTTAAAGAAGTAGCTTCTAAAACTGCAGATATCGCAGGTGACGGAACTACAACTGCTACTGTATTGGCTCAGGCAATTGTTACTGCTGGTATCAAAAACGTTGCTGCCGGTGCAAATCCAATGGATTTGAAACGTGGTATCGATAAAGCGGTTACTGCAATCGTTGAGAACTTAAAAGCTCAGTCACAAACTGTAGGTGAAGACAATAACAAAATCAAACAGGTAGCTTCTATTTCGGCTAACAATGATGAGGTTATTGGTGCTTTAATTGCAGAAGCAATGGGTAAAGTTGGTAAAGATGGTGTAATTACTGTTGAAGAGGCAAAAGGTACTGAAACTGAAGTAAAAACAGTTGAAGGTATGCAATTTGACCGTGGTTACTTATCTCCATACTTTGTAACTAATGCTGATAAAATGGAAGCGGAATTAGAAAACCCTTACATTTTGATCTATGATAAAAAGATCAGCAATATGAAAGAATTATTGCCTGTATTGGAGAAACAAGTTCAAACTGGTAAACCTTTATTGATCATTGCTGAAGATTTAGACGGTGAAGCATTGGCTACTTTGGTAGTTAACAAAATCCGTGGATCTCTGAAAGTTGTTGCTGTTAAAGCTCCAGGCTTTGGTGACAGAAGAAAAGCAATGTTGGAAGACATCGCTATCTTAACTGGTGGTACTGTTATTTCTGAAGAGAGAGGTTATAAATTAGAGAATGCTGACCTTAGCTATTTAGGTACTGCTGAGAAAGTTGTTGTTGATAAAGACAATACTACAATCATCAATGGTGCTGGTCAGTCAGAAGATATCAAAGCTCGTGTTAACCAGATTAAAGCTCAAATCGAGACGACTACATCTGATTACGATAAAGAAAAATTACAAGAGCGTTTAGCTAAATTAGCTGGCGGTGTTGCTGTTCTTTATGTTGGTGCTGCTTCTGAAGTAGAGATGAAAGAGAAAAAAGACCGTGTTGATGATGCATTACATGCAACTCGTGCAGCGGTTGAAGAAGGTATCGTTGCTGGTGGTGGTGTTGCTTTCATCCGCGCTATCGAGGCATTGGATGGCATGAAAGGTACTAACGATGATGAGTCGACAGGTATCCAGATCATTCGTCGTGCTATTGAAGAGCCTTTACGCCAAATCTGCCAAAACGCAGGTATCGAAGGTTCTATCGTAGTTCAAAAAGTTAAAGAAGGTAAAGCAGACTTTGGTTACAATGCACGTACTGATGTTTATGAAAACTTAATTTCAGCTGGTGTTATTGATCCAACTAAAGTTGGTCGTGTAGCTTTGGAAAATGCAGCTTCAATTGCAGCTATGTTGTTAACAACAGAAGTTGTATTGGCTGATGATCCAGAAGAAGCTCCTGCTGGTGGCGGTATGCCTCCAATGGGCGGTGGCGGTATGGGTGGAATGATGTAA
- a CDS encoding PKD domain-containing protein, with product MVKRLLLLTILLSFFQITVGFSQITIGTVDPGPYTPGSSIAVPINLGNTNCIRPNSKFELFLSNASGDFTNETKIGEANRFYTTFVNGIIPPGLAAGSGYKLRVKSTSPILISTETPAGTFAITTGGVVEAKISSFPVLQAPEVFGYCTGRDNVAFDLFNESTAGSTTTGTITNELTHIIAGNLTFPTQTETFTARLAHYTVIIKAKMPDGRAATKAYLLVNNPAKTSFNTPGDNIVCLPGGFLEYGVDLSATGMGNNYPGNIYKIVWGDQKEDTYTLCDLANIPIKHEYLTSSCGNPPYSTGGETKYNVFGINISILASFSNCSGTIGNALSTSVKVVTKPKNDFISPTTACTNTSVRFRNISTPGQDPDPNTPDCQDNTVMYNWFVDNTKIGPSLPKSTDFVYAFPVHGVHKIRLESVSSSLCAGAPIEYEICIQDPPRPAFDFNNQSQTGCAPFTIQAFDRSIIDDRCNTDNTYNWIVTGPPGVIFNPTDKDPIFKFTNPGTYSIILQIITASCGAVSTQIPQKIILADGAPTITMSPNVTLCALNTLDFNTQTGPTKTLFTGTQVDIADTYTWKVTALDGSALDPVNDYSFANSTNNNSREPSIQFKRFIPYKVSVIHKNTCTSVEAFQIITFASAPVPKIDLVPKICYDASANLVATVTGGTYTSSVWTTTGDGTFTSTNTLTTTYTPGPTDRSLLKARVTLTLNTGINGVCQFVPVSTDIDIHPNNIGTNTPQIICTGDAAKLILGSSVPGSTFTWTAANADGYATGFSLSGSGDINQAITNTNTTQNAVVVYTITPTANGCIGNTFTFTVTVTPKPNISTPALDKTICSNNSAGITARSNNIPTQFIWTSDAENGITGNTSSALSSSLASITINDELVNSTFEQKTVTYTIKSYSPGGCEGNTIKVTVTVDPAVTKAKAGSDASICATGTSNTYMLKGNKPDVGTGEWKLISTQIPAPSIIDRHNHETEVKGLVVGEPYVFEWAISGEGACAGTSDQVKITVTPIPIISTTTPNKSICQGNPVAITVTSDIPTKFIWTSDRSSTAITGNTNSTGSALSKTITIPDVLLNSGINQETVTYTIKSLSETGCEGNTITIVVKVDPAVTTATAGADASICNTTTYDLEGSEPHVGTGKWELVSASIGTPTITTPTNFKTKVTDLVAGGVYTFKWTITGTGECQKSEAQVTITVNMPTIPGTTATLQPLVCQNNNTGIITLSGNTGSVLRWQRLPDGQTIWEDVPGTNADLTYTFDKLTMTTQYRAVVQNAGCTIGYSTPTTITVAPATTIADASDQTLCAETSVLLKGNLIASGEAGIWTMVTGDANAAITTPTNHETTVTNLLPDKTYVFRWTITGNSPCGPTFKDVTIRNNAPIDLNSITTNAVVCNGQQIVITGSDPRGGEEGIYNYTWESQLNGGTWTVVAGETGKNLTITLTTTGTVSVRRIVNSGTCTSTSNPFPITVQPPIGNNRISADQTICSGLTPDLINGVLPTGGDGQFLYQWQSSLDGTTWANITGAVGQNYQPPILTATTYYRRIVSTIECSGNLQSISTAVKKTITPNAKAEFTWGPTDRGCVPYTLPVQVVTYADRNAIYTWYADNVVLATGSTFPGYTIQNSGQSVTIKLVVTSSLACSTDEFSHTFSTNQAVPASFDLSDTEGCGPLSVNFTNTSLLTAGATFEWNFGNGRSSTATNPPTIIFDQDPTGKDTTYIVTLKSITACGSNSVSKNVFVKAKPIAIFTPEKVQGCAPFKAVFTNTSPGGTNTYYYDYGDGSAIDIKTNKSPVDHIYNVTVTTDFTVKMIAENSCGRDEKQWTIRVFPQNITPALGIKLEEIEGCAPHSVNFENNTIGASRFTYDFGDGSPILPALNTNTVQHIYKTAGTFTVTMTAYNSCSEIPITKSVTVLPQPIADFEADQILGCPGLEVKFKNKTQDGFSYVWDFGDGSPKSNEFEPSHVYMGNQEYYTVTLTATNILNCSMEVIKNQYIHIVQPPVAAFNVNPSTLISIPNYTFKFEDESTNNPTMWEWNFGDGITSTLKSPNHTYLDTGTYKVTLKVINQNGCFTTTFKNVTIKGVPGYLFVPNSFIPGNTLPELREFRAKGSGIASWRFSVFNKWGQILWETTKLDEGRPAEAWDGTFKGQPMPQGVYYWKIDVQMVNGTEWKGMTYDKSAPKRTGAIHLIR from the coding sequence ATGGTGAAACGTCTACTTCTTTTAACCATTCTTCTTTCTTTTTTTCAAATAACTGTAGGTTTTTCTCAGATTACGATAGGCACGGTTGATCCCGGGCCGTATACGCCGGGGTCGAGTATTGCAGTCCCAATCAATCTTGGTAATACAAATTGCATCCGCCCGAACAGTAAATTTGAGTTGTTCTTATCAAATGCATCCGGTGATTTCACAAATGAAACAAAAATAGGTGAAGCCAACCGTTTCTATACAACCTTTGTTAATGGAATTATCCCGCCAGGATTAGCTGCAGGATCAGGTTATAAACTAAGGGTAAAATCTACAAGCCCTATATTAATTTCTACAGAAACACCAGCCGGAACATTTGCGATAACGACAGGAGGTGTTGTGGAAGCTAAAATCAGTTCTTTCCCCGTACTACAGGCACCAGAAGTATTTGGTTACTGTACAGGACGAGATAATGTAGCCTTCGATTTATTTAATGAATCAACCGCAGGTAGCACCACAACAGGCACTATAACAAATGAGCTGACGCATATAATAGCTGGCAATCTTACCTTCCCTACACAAACCGAAACCTTTACAGCACGATTAGCACATTACACAGTTATCATTAAAGCAAAAATGCCGGACGGACGAGCTGCTACTAAAGCATATTTACTAGTTAATAATCCTGCAAAAACTTCATTTAATACCCCAGGGGACAATATAGTGTGTTTACCTGGAGGGTTTCTAGAGTATGGAGTAGATTTATCAGCAACAGGAATGGGGAATAATTACCCTGGAAATATATATAAAATAGTCTGGGGAGATCAAAAAGAAGATACCTATACACTATGTGATCTTGCAAACATACCAATCAAGCATGAATATTTAACATCATCTTGCGGCAACCCTCCATACAGTACCGGAGGAGAAACTAAGTATAATGTATTCGGAATAAATATATCTATTTTAGCTTCATTTTCAAATTGTAGTGGAACAATAGGAAATGCACTATCTACTTCGGTAAAGGTCGTCACTAAACCAAAAAATGATTTTATTTCTCCAACCACCGCCTGTACTAATACATCAGTAAGATTTAGAAATATTTCCACCCCAGGTCAAGATCCGGACCCCAATACTCCAGATTGTCAAGATAACACTGTGATGTATAACTGGTTTGTGGATAATACTAAGATTGGGCCCAGCTTACCTAAATCAACAGATTTCGTTTATGCATTCCCAGTACATGGAGTACACAAAATCAGGCTTGAATCTGTTAGCAGCAGTTTATGTGCAGGTGCACCTATTGAATATGAGATATGTATTCAGGACCCACCTCGTCCTGCATTTGATTTTAATAATCAATCTCAAACGGGTTGTGCCCCTTTCACTATTCAGGCATTTGACAGATCGATAATTGATGACCGTTGTAATACGGACAACACTTACAATTGGATTGTAACAGGTCCGCCGGGAGTAATATTTAATCCAACTGACAAAGATCCAATTTTTAAATTTACAAACCCCGGTACTTATTCCATCATACTTCAAATTATAACGGCATCATGTGGTGCAGTAAGTACACAAATACCTCAGAAAATCATTCTTGCTGATGGGGCTCCGACAATAACAATGTCACCAAATGTTACCCTATGCGCTTTAAACACCTTAGATTTCAATACACAAACCGGCCCAACAAAAACCTTATTTACAGGAACACAAGTAGACATTGCAGATACGTATACCTGGAAAGTTACAGCCCTTGATGGAAGTGCATTAGATCCAGTTAATGATTACAGTTTTGCGAATAGCACAAATAATAACTCCAGAGAACCGTCCATTCAATTTAAAAGGTTTATCCCTTATAAAGTTTCTGTTATTCATAAAAACACCTGTACTTCCGTAGAGGCTTTCCAAATTATTACATTCGCATCAGCACCGGTACCCAAAATAGATCTCGTGCCTAAAATTTGTTATGATGCTTCCGCAAATTTAGTCGCAACAGTTACAGGAGGAACATACACAAGCTCGGTGTGGACTACTACGGGGGATGGAACATTTACAAGTACTAATACCTTAACTACAACATACACCCCAGGCCCAACAGATCGAAGCCTTCTTAAAGCAAGAGTCACCCTTACGTTAAACACAGGAATAAATGGTGTGTGTCAATTTGTTCCCGTTAGTACAGATATAGATATTCATCCTAATAATATAGGAACGAATACGCCTCAAATAATTTGTACGGGTGACGCAGCTAAGCTTATACTAGGTTCGAGCGTTCCAGGAAGTACCTTTACCTGGACTGCGGCAAACGCAGACGGATATGCGACCGGTTTCAGTCTTAGCGGCAGTGGAGATATTAACCAAGCTATTACGAATACTAACACAACTCAGAACGCTGTTGTAGTTTACACCATCACACCGACGGCTAATGGGTGTATAGGCAATACTTTTACCTTTACAGTTACGGTTACTCCAAAACCTAATATATCAACCCCTGCTCTCGATAAAACGATTTGCTCTAATAATTCTGCAGGTATAACAGCAAGGTCCAACAATATTCCAACCCAGTTCATATGGACAAGTGATGCAGAGAATGGTATTACAGGAAATACAAGTTCTGCTTTAAGTAGCTCGTTAGCTAGCATCACGATTAATGATGAATTGGTGAATTCAACCTTTGAACAAAAAACTGTTACCTATACCATTAAATCTTACTCTCCAGGAGGATGTGAAGGAAATACAATTAAAGTGACTGTTACGGTTGATCCTGCAGTTACTAAAGCAAAAGCAGGCTCTGATGCCAGTATTTGTGCAACCGGCACTTCCAACACCTATATGTTAAAGGGGAACAAACCTGATGTGGGGACAGGAGAATGGAAACTCATTTCTACGCAAATACCAGCGCCTTCCATTATTGATCGTCACAACCATGAAACTGAGGTTAAAGGTTTGGTAGTAGGTGAACCTTATGTATTTGAATGGGCAATTTCTGGTGAGGGTGCATGTGCAGGAACAAGTGATCAAGTGAAAATTACTGTTACACCAATACCGATAATATCAACAACTACTCCAAACAAAAGCATTTGCCAAGGTAATCCCGTAGCCATAACTGTAACCTCAGACATTCCTACCAAGTTCATATGGACAAGTGATAGGTCTTCAACAGCGATAACAGGAAATACAAATTCAACAGGAAGTGCCCTATCAAAAACCATAACAATTCCTGATGTATTATTGAATTCAGGAATTAATCAGGAAACTGTTACCTATACAATCAAATCATTATCCGAAACAGGGTGTGAAGGAAATACAATTACGATTGTTGTTAAAGTTGATCCAGCTGTTACCACTGCTACGGCAGGGGCTGATGCGAGCATTTGCAATACCACTACCTATGATTTAGAAGGTAGCGAACCTCATGTAGGTACCGGGAAGTGGGAACTTGTTTCTGCAAGTATCGGAACACCAACAATTACTACACCCACAAATTTTAAAACAAAAGTTACCGACCTTGTCGCTGGTGGAGTTTATACATTTAAATGGACAATAACGGGAACGGGGGAATGCCAAAAATCGGAAGCTCAGGTAACCATTACAGTAAATATGCCGACGATACCTGGAACTACTGCAACATTGCAGCCATTAGTCTGTCAAAATAACAACACAGGAATAATTACATTAAGTGGAAATACTGGTTCTGTGTTAAGATGGCAACGTTTACCTGATGGACAAACAATATGGGAAGATGTTCCCGGCACTAATGCCGATTTAACCTACACATTCGATAAACTGACTATGACCACTCAATACAGAGCTGTTGTACAAAATGCAGGCTGTACTATAGGTTATTCAACTCCAACTACTATAACTGTAGCTCCTGCTACCACAATAGCAGATGCCTCCGATCAAACCTTATGTGCTGAAACTTCAGTCCTTCTAAAAGGAAATCTAATAGCATCAGGAGAAGCTGGAATCTGGACCATGGTAACGGGTGACGCAAATGCAGCAATTACAACACCAACCAATCACGAGACTACAGTTACCAATCTACTTCCGGATAAGACCTATGTTTTCAGGTGGACCATCACTGGTAACTCTCCTTGTGGCCCAACATTTAAGGATGTCACCATCCGTAACAACGCCCCAATTGATCTGAATAGCATTACTACAAACGCAGTAGTTTGTAATGGTCAACAAATAGTTATTACTGGTAGCGACCCAAGAGGGGGTGAAGAAGGCATTTACAATTATACGTGGGAAAGCCAATTAAATGGGGGAACCTGGACTGTAGTTGCAGGTGAAACAGGTAAAAATTTAACCATAACCCTAACCACGACTGGGACTGTGAGTGTCAGGAGAATTGTGAATAGTGGGACATGTACATCAACTAGTAATCCATTCCCTATTACGGTTCAGCCACCGATAGGGAATAACAGAATATCTGCAGACCAAACGATTTGTAGTGGATTAACTCCGGATTTAATAAACGGAGTCTTACCAACAGGTGGCGATGGACAATTTCTATACCAGTGGCAATCTAGTCTGGACGGAACGACATGGGCAAACATTACAGGCGCTGTGGGCCAAAATTATCAACCTCCTATCCTAACCGCAACCACTTATTACAGACGTATTGTGAGCACTATTGAATGTAGTGGGAATTTACAAAGTATAAGTACGGCTGTAAAAAAAACGATTACTCCTAATGCTAAAGCAGAATTTACATGGGGTCCTACTGATCGGGGATGTGTTCCATATACATTGCCTGTACAGGTGGTTACCTATGCAGATCGAAATGCAATTTATACCTGGTATGCGGACAATGTTGTCTTAGCAACAGGTTCTACTTTCCCGGGATATACCATCCAAAACAGCGGTCAATCTGTAACCATCAAACTCGTAGTTACGAGCAGTCTTGCTTGTTCAACAGACGAGTTCAGCCATACATTCAGCACCAACCAGGCCGTTCCGGCTTCATTTGACCTAAGTGATACTGAAGGCTGTGGACCGTTATCTGTTAATTTTACAAATACCTCTTTACTAACAGCCGGAGCTACGTTTGAATGGAATTTCGGAAATGGACGGTCATCAACAGCCACCAATCCTCCTACCATAATCTTTGATCAGGATCCTACAGGAAAAGATACCACCTATATAGTTACTTTAAAATCTATTACTGCTTGCGGATCTAATTCGGTGAGTAAAAATGTATTTGTAAAGGCAAAACCAATTGCCATATTTACCCCAGAGAAAGTACAGGGATGCGCTCCATTTAAGGCGGTCTTTACCAATACTTCACCTGGAGGTACAAATACTTATTACTACGATTACGGTGATGGATCAGCAATAGACATAAAAACTAATAAATCACCTGTTGACCATATTTACAATGTCACAGTAACTACGGACTTTACCGTCAAAATGATTGCTGAAAATTCCTGTGGAAGAGACGAAAAGCAATGGACCATCAGAGTTTTCCCTCAGAACATCACTCCGGCGTTAGGTATAAAACTGGAAGAAATAGAGGGTTGTGCCCCTCATAGCGTTAATTTTGAAAACAATACTATTGGTGCTTCAAGATTTACTTATGACTTTGGTGATGGCAGTCCAATCCTTCCTGCATTAAATACAAATACAGTTCAACATATTTATAAAACAGCCGGAACCTTTACTGTTACCATGACCGCCTATAATAGTTGTTCTGAAATTCCAATAACAAAATCGGTAACAGTACTTCCGCAGCCTATTGCCGATTTCGAAGCAGATCAAATACTTGGTTGTCCGGGGCTTGAAGTGAAATTCAAAAACAAAACTCAGGATGGCTTTAGCTATGTGTGGGACTTTGGAGATGGCTCTCCGAAATCCAACGAATTTGAACCAAGTCATGTTTACATGGGAAATCAGGAATATTATACGGTAACACTAACGGCAACCAACATCCTTAATTGTTCGATGGAGGTAATCAAAAATCAGTACATTCATATCGTACAACCACCTGTTGCAGCCTTCAATGTGAATCCTTCTACCCTGATCAGTATCCCTAATTATACCTTCAAATTTGAAGATGAAAGTACCAATAATCCTACAATGTGGGAATGGAATTTTGGTGATGGGATAACTTCCACTCTGAAAAGCCCTAACCATACTTATCTGGATACAGGAACTTATAAAGTAACTTTAAAAGTGATAAACCAGAATGGCTGCTTTACAACTACATTTAAAAATGTAACCATTAAAGGCGTACCAGGCTATCTGTTTGTGCCGAATTCCTTCATACCAGGAAACACACTGCCTGAATTGCGCGAGTTCCGTGCCAAAGGATCAGGCATTGCATCATGGCGCTTCAGCGTATTCAATAAATGGGGACAAATACTATGGGAAACCACTAAACTGGACGAAGGAAGACCTGCAGAAGCTTGGGATGGCACCTTTAAAGGGCAACCTATGCCACAAGGGGTTTATTACTGGAAAATCGATGTGCAGATGGTAAACGGAACAGAATGGAAGGGCATGACTTACGACAAATCTGCACCTAAACGTACAGGAGCAATACATTTAATCAGATAA
- a CDS encoding PorP/SprF family type IX secretion system membrane protein encodes MSGRLRYTLALVMIMVNLSSMAQDHIYSQFFNAPIYLNPSLTGQFEGDFRTNLIYRNQWSGLSGDLSYITASADLNISKFSGGVGLIFNRSSEGTAYLVKNNAAATYSYSVGGDDFIASFGIQAGFTNRQIDWSKLVFSDQIDMRLGYIPGSVSSAQPPDMSNKFYFDGAAGTNIVFQNLMAGVAVHHINQPDESFSGTVAKLPMRITANASYRIPLSPGMYYNQDDGSYLIPSIIYYKQASSTSVSAGAQFKFKGLNAGLWYRTGGEGGPDAIVVSLIFDLFKGNRNGEKLRLGLSHDATTSKINYTNTSGTTEASVGYQMYFPNGSGYNKFNGLRCYDFY; translated from the coding sequence ATGAGCGGGAGATTAAGATATACACTAGCATTAGTAATGATTATGGTTAACCTGTCTTCTATGGCACAGGACCATATATATTCTCAATTTTTTAATGCCCCTATTTATCTCAACCCATCATTGACCGGGCAGTTTGAGGGCGACTTCAGGACGAACCTGATTTACCGAAACCAATGGTCGGGACTTAGTGGCGACCTATCCTATATCACAGCTTCTGCGGACCTCAACATCTCCAAATTTTCCGGTGGAGTTGGTTTGATATTTAACCGCAGCAGCGAAGGAACAGCTTATCTGGTTAAAAACAATGCTGCAGCAACCTATTCTTATAGTGTTGGCGGGGACGACTTTATAGCCTCTTTTGGTATACAGGCAGGTTTTACCAACCGACAAATAGATTGGAGTAAACTGGTTTTTTCTGATCAGATAGACATGCGCCTTGGTTACATTCCCGGCAGTGTATCTTCAGCTCAGCCGCCTGACATGTCTAACAAGTTTTATTTTGACGGAGCCGCAGGTACAAACATCGTATTTCAGAATCTAATGGCAGGTGTTGCAGTTCACCACATCAACCAGCCTGACGAATCCTTCAGCGGAACTGTTGCCAAACTTCCTATGCGCATAACAGCAAATGCCAGCTACAGAATCCCCTTAAGTCCGGGTATGTATTACAACCAGGATGACGGTTCTTACCTGATCCCTTCAATAATTTATTATAAGCAAGCCAGCTCAACCTCTGTGAGTGCCGGAGCGCAATTTAAATTTAAAGGATTAAACGCCGGATTATGGTACCGGACCGGCGGAGAAGGTGGCCCTGATGCAATTGTGGTTTCCTTAATATTCGACCTGTTTAAAGGAAACAGGAATGGCGAAAAACTAAGATTAGGTTTGAGTCATGATGCCACGACCTCAAAAATTAACTATACCAATACCAGTGGTACAACGGAAGCCAGCGTTGGTTACCAGATGTATTTTCCTAACGGCTCCGGTTACAATAAATTTAACGGACTAAGATGTTACGATTTCTACTAA